The Myripristis murdjan chromosome 17, fMyrMur1.1, whole genome shotgun sequence DNA segment gtccatgtaTCTGTTCACAGCTGATGTTACATACTACTCGGCCTcttagcctaatattttttgtgtacaGTTATTACTGTTTGATCAAGGACCTGTTGTTGTCGTGGTGTCTTTGTAAAACCTAGTAATTAACTTTGTAAGTCCGAGCACTGGAAGAGGGAAGATATGGAGACAgtatctctgtatttttttcttctcctggtaaacaaaaaacaggtgGTTTGTTGCCTAAGTGTGAACACCGGAGAAGGAGAGATAAGCCTAGtgcagatctgcactctacttaAGTGAGCCGTtgtagttttgtgtttgtgattatGTCTCTTCTTGCTGCAGGAGGAGGCCCCTTCCCTGCCGTGTTGGACCTGTACACCTTTGGCGGTGGTTTGTCCGAGAGAAGGGCGTGTCTGCTGGCAAACCGAGGGTTTGTGGTTCTGACCGTTGCGCTGTACGGCCACGACGACCAGCCGAAGAGAATCAAAGATATCCATCTGGACTATTTTGAGGAAGCAATACAGTTTTTAATGAAACAACCACAGGTGAGTTGTTGGAGAGatttgagatttttatacacatttGGCACAAGATTTGTACCCTTATGGAGTGTTTTTTGGTTCTTGATTATGTAATTAAACAGAATaagtttacaataaaaaaaaagagtaataaGGCCTTTTCTGATTAAAACGTGGGATATGCCGATATTATTTGGGTTTTAGGAGCATTCGCTGGTCATGTACACAGCGCATGCTGCAGTGTACAGCAGTTTGCAACACACAGCCTCTTGCCTGTTTACGGGCAGctttgtgcattttaaacaaacCAACTAGCCAGCATCTTGCAAGGCTGGATGAGACCCAAACAGAATCTACTGTTTACATGACCCATATCATATTCTGAATATTGTCACACTTGGAATAATAGTGGAaaattagtgtgcatgtgtgtgtatttatccCTCTTCTGTGCAGTGTATGAATCCTGATTTGTCTTTTCACAGGTGGGCAGTAAAGGAGTTGGGGTGATATCACTATCAAAGAGCGGGGATCTTGCACTTTCAGTTGCCACTTACCTGCCAAACGTTTTGGCGACGGTGTGGATCAACGGCTGCAGTGCCAACGTGGTTTTCCCTCTCTactacaagaaaaacaaaatccaccCTCCCTTAATGTTTGACCCTGGCAAGCTTGTTGTCACCGAGTCAGGGGCCATCGACAGCAAATACATGATGCACGATCCCCTGGCCGAGGAGAACAAGGCCACCCTGATCCCCGTCCAGCAAGCCAAGGGACGCTTCCTGTTTGTGGCAGCCGAGGACGACCACAACTGGGACAGCAAGGCGTACATGGTGGAGATGGTGGAGAGGCTGAGGCACCACAGGAGGGACAACTTTGACAGTGTGTGCTACCCCGGAGCGGGGCATTACCTCGAGCCGCCCTACGGACCCTACTGCCCCTCCAGTTTTCACGGGGTCGCGGGAAAGCCGGCCCTGTGGGGGGGCGAGCCCAAGTCCCATGCAGCAGCTGAGGTCCACCTCTGGAAGAAAGTCCAGGATTTCTTCAGAACGCACCTGCCCTGTAATGCTGCTGTGGCTAAACCCAATTTATAGAGGCAAATGAAAGGATGGGAGGGACGTAGAAAAACAAGTGCCAATGCATTGAGAGTTTATATCAAATGGGAAAAAGCAGCGTAGTCAGCATGCATCAACCTCACCTCAAAATCTGCTTCACTTCCGGCAGCAGTACTGTCACTGGAGGCGCACAGTGACATAGTCTGGGCCGAGGAAGAACTACAGGCAAGTTCAGCttgtgcagaggtgtgtgtgcgtttttttttttgtgctctagCTGTGAAACAATCAgtgataaatgtgtttttcctttgattCACTGTTGCGATCCTGCAGTCACTGCTCCCTCTCCTCAGTCACTCTCTAGcttgctctgtgctctctctctctctctgtctgtctgtctgtctctctctctctctctctctctctctctctctctgatgtggGTACAATAAGAGTGCATTGGTAGAGCAGCCGTGAAAAGAgacaattaatttaattattagaTGTTCTGTGCCTTTATTTGGAATCATGACCCATccaatattttgatattatggACTATCTCTTTGACGTTACCTTACATTGTGGAGCGGATGCCGACAGCTTGGGATCAGGGTGTCACAACAAGCTGAGGCggaacaaatacacacaccagcaaacTACAAATCCAAAGTTTGGAAACACTATGCAATCTGCAAAATGTGCCATGCTGCTGTAAAGTACACAGGCAGCACAACGAGCCTTATCACACACCTGAGACACACCCTTGATTGTGAACCAGGTGTTATAAAAGTTTACTGTCGGcttgaaaaaagacagagaacattTGTACATGACTTGTGAAACAAGGCCCATTCGCGAAAGGTCATGATTTTATTTggttaataaataatcaaactcATTGAACTGCATAGCGTCATTCCTTTGCATTGTTATATCGCAtagcagtttaaaaaaagtgaaagtaacaATGCTGTCATAACCACAGTTAATTCCTATAACGGTATTTGTAGGCTGTGCCCTTTTCAATAGTTGGGATATTGACTCAGTCAGGTTCAGACAGGCTAATTAATGTGAATTATTATGGCTTGTTCAGCAGTGTCTCCATAGTCGTCAGGATGCAGAGTGGTGCAGGTTTTGTTTCCCTACAGGTCATTTATTGCAGTTTGGCTAAAACCAGCAGGGCTCTGGGTCTTGTGGTTTGTAGGaaccataaattctaccttttcaCAAAGTTTGTAATGTTGAGATGTGGAGACACTaatgtggagaatgtgtacatttaattctctgtttattattgaggttgtagtttgcagaggtcttgcactggactgcattatattgagaggtgtttctaattttttgtcctcccctatttatattcatgagcagggacagaatagtggaaacagctctcaataaaatgcagtccagtacaacagaaCCTCTAAcaatgagctcagtgccaaacatagaagtgaatgatcacttctgttactgtgacaacaagaaaacctgagcattacaggcagcaggaaaggaaactttacgGCACTGGATTGGATTGAtcagattatacaggtggacctaataaagcgGCCACTGAGTGTCTGTCAAACTTAATCCCTGTTGGCCACATCAGGCCTGCTAGATgacttttgattttctgttgaaacTGGTTCCATATTGGCCACAATGCAGACACCACaaaccccaacatgcactgcaacgCCCTGCACTGAACACCACAAGACACCTGCAtgcctccacccctcctcatcTGCTGCATGGTGCATGcgcacagccaaaatacagaGCTGCTACAGCCCCACCTAGTGGACGAGTCACGCCACACCACTGTCTTTAATACAGCCCCTTTAGTGATGGTTTGACAGCCGTGCAAGTATACAGCCCTCCAGCCAcaactccatctctctctttcctttttatcTTTTATATTCTGTCTTCTTTTACTTCATTGCCGCTCTCGTTCCTGCTTCTTTCAGACACTGTCTCTTGTTTGTTGCCAGagcttctcttcttcttcatacCTCCTCCACTGTCTTGACAGCTTCAGTGTTGAAGGTCCAACACACGGCTTCATTAAACCAGTTGGTGGGATGTCTCCATGTACAAGGTCGCTCAGGTTGGAGAGACAGTGCCTCGCAGTCAGGGAGGTTTTCAGAAACGTTGCTGAGGTCAGCATCAAGGTTATGCATTTATAACGTTTGAGGTTTTGGTGTCTGAATACAGTGTTGGACTGCTGAATATGCAGAGGGAGGTGCGCCGACCGCTGGATCTTTGACCTGCGTCTGAGATCCTGTTGTCTTGTAATGCAGCAACATTTGAAGtgttccttccttttttttttaggtttcagTTTCACTTAGAGTTGACAAGCTGGAGCTGTTTGTCCACTTGTAAGGTATTATCAAAAATGCTTTATTTACTGATTAATCTGTTAATTGTCCATGCAATTAATGCTTATTCCCTACACAATTTACACTAGGTGGTAATTGATGTTTTAACACTGGCAATTTTGCTATGTTGAGTTACCAGGACAAATTTCCAGTGCCTTCGATGCTGAACTTTTCATCCCCCTTCactctttcttcattttatgGTGTTGTGGTCTAAACTTAAAATGGGCCCGTAGTTGAGACAAATAGGAGAATGAGTGTGTTCtcttcaggaggaaaaaaaaaaaacacttgctcTTAAAGAGAAAATATGAGCCTTCAGATGCACCTAAGAAAACAAATTTCAGGGACTCAAGTGTGGAGACGGAGCAGACGTCAGCTGTTAAAAAGCTTTTGTCCTTTTCACGGCCCGTTGGTGTAaccagaaatgaaaaacaacagattttgaCCTCCACAAGGCTACAACAGggtttgtaaataaataaataaataaacaaataaataaatccttcacctgagtgtttgttttttgtatgcaTTTCAAAAGGGATTTTTTAAAGCCGTTCTTACTAAACATCCCATGATGACAAAACACCGAATGATGAAGTAAACTaatgaaacacagaaatatcTCATAAGTATGCAATGCAACCTCTTGCCTCAGTGCCGCTACGAGTGCCTTTGGCAGTGGTTGCCGCTCGTTTTGGATAAGTCTGTATCAGCTTGGCACACGGAACATGGATTTTCTCCCGTTCTTGCGGGTAGATCTGCTTAACCTCAGTCAAGTCGCGGCTCGGGGAGCTCCTCGAACAGCTGCGCTCGTATCATTCCACCAAATTTCAGCGAGGTTCATGTTTGGGCTTTAGCTGGGCCACTCAAAGACtttgtccaaaaaaaacaaaaaaaagggcaaTTACCTTAGAGggaaacaaagaggaagagctCGACTTTATCTCGTGAGCAATGAGTACAAGTTAAATAACTGTGtgagatgtgtgtatgtgtgtgtgtgtgtttgtttgtttcataagAGCTTGCCCTTCCTTCCCGGTGGCCAGAAGTGAACCAGCGGTCACAGCAGGCAAACAGGAAATGATGTTGTGTCTCTTGGCAGGCAGTCAGGAAGAGCTCGACGGAGGAGGCTCACCTACATTTGGATACAGGACGGCTTTTTGTCTTCGCCTTTAAAGAGCAAGCCCCTGCTGAATGCGAGATAAAAATAAGTGCGCCGCTCTCGGGGTTCATCTCAACCGCTCGAGAACACTTGATGGAAAATGTGAAAGCTTGCATGGGTAAATACCGTTTCCACCTTCCCTTCAGATTAAATAAGAACAAGCGGTCTAATGGCAGCCGTAAATCACCGCGAAACAGCCTTGGCAAAATAGACTGGAACTAAAAAAGGAAAcgagaggggaggaaagaaaaaaaagagcaatttgttgttcatttgttgATGGTAACTATCGCAACctgatctctcctctctctctctctcacacacacacacacacacttcctcagtGAAAATAGTAGAGCTTTATTGTTATGAACAGGCCTACTATAGCACACTCTCATCCAGCCATGATCTGCATCCCTTTGAATTACTGAAGAAAAGGAAATGCAGCGTTGTTGaaaagccctctctctctctctctctctctctctctctttccccttctctgtcttctctgttcTTGCTGTTTCTGCACCTGACTGCTCTTGTTTCTGCCGTTTCTGTTCGTCTCCTCGTGCTGCAGCAGCCTCGGGCTCTTTGAAAGTTGTCGGGGTGAACTCCGGGTCATGAGAAACTGAGGTCGAGGCTGGAGCGGAGCTGTGTTTTCCAGAAAGGCGGGCGTCAAGCGGCGCGTGTGTGACCGAGGATGAGGTGGCTGCTACATGACTGGAAGATTTTGGTACACACACATTGAGATTGATAACACATATACGCCTTCCATACCACCTTAAAACACTGCTGTCTGGGACTTGTCTGCAGTGTAAATGGGTCACACTTACATGGGACATGCTCTACGGCTTAGGTCGAATatctcagtggttttcaaacgttttttcaataatgtacccccttttaaccctataaagccatttgtatcatatatgatacacattttcaattccgtttttcgttttcagtttaatcaatactttaaccaaaatactgttgtatacctttgaacacttcccctgttcactctggaccataccattggcacttcaagtacatatcatatatcatacaccagaaaggtcgtgtaataacatatttttttatttttctttttttatatgtattttgttataggactaaataaagggttcagtttcaaaaaattggaattttctgccaattctttcatagttcaggctttataggattaaatgtttttttttttttcaaccaagtACTCCTTGACTAgtgcaacaacaataaaaaaaaaaaaaagtccatacAAAGAGGTGCGAtacagctccatcagtgtctaaagcaacaacctgacactgacgacattttgttgtttctgtgtttacttctttttctcctctttctccttgttttcagctttatcgctgctacatttcaaccacgaatccattttctggatttttgtctTGGCTTCTTGGTCAAAGTGAACAAACATCCTCGCTTGacaaccacagcagcagatttaaaccacaaacacacacacacacctgacacctcCAGGAAACCCATAGGAGGGAATCCTGAATATAAAAcatggtttatcaaacttacatttacattgttacattgaacttattatagcacaGGCTacttattttaggaattatgcaagactgatatataaaaaaaaaaaaaaaaaaaagactcacttGCCACCCGCAGTACCCCAACGTACCCCCATTTGACAACCACTGTACTGGGTTAACCTAAGTGTAACTTTAACATTTGTaatatgataaattaccaataaatcgCCGTCCAATGACTGCAGAGCATCAGAGAGAACAGTGAAATATACGAGCCAGACTTTTGCTAATGTAAATGGCGTCAGACCCCTTTTTTCTAAGTTGTTAGTCcctagtaataatagtaataatgatggGGAtgatactaccactactaccactaataataataataaataatgatgatgaaatagTAAAACCCTCTTACTTGGTGGTTTTAAAAACTGTTAGTCCCATAATGCTGATACCCTCTGGTTCGGTACAAACTCGGCTGCTGCTATCTTGTATCATAAAGTCACTTTAACAGGATATGCTTCCGCTCAGAAGCCCTAAACACCAGAAGAGACAAAGTCATAAATTCAGACGTTTATTGGAAATGTGTGCAGGATCACAGCAAATGTCAACAAATGATTATCAACTAAAGGAACATTTTCTAAAAAGTGTTTCTAAATAGTTATtattgaaaatgacaaatgatgCCCCACGGGATTAGACTTAAAGCTGAGAGTGAATATTTTCTTTGTCCTGTGCACTGAAGATCGACAACGCTAAATGCATGAGGGAGTGAGCGCTCTGTGAAAAATGCAGCGGCAGCTTTCATGCCTCCAGTGGGCCCGTCCTCTCTCTCGCCACGAGCTCCTGACCTCAGAGTGATATGCTAATGAACTTGGTTTTGACGAGAGCCGACGGTGAGGGTGGGGCGGGATGGGAACTCGCCTCCtgccaaaagtgtgtgtgtgtgtgtgtgtgtgtgtgtgtgtttgactttggACTGCCTAAAAAacacattctcctcctctttcaaacTCTCCTTTGACCCCTGTGTCTTTATTTAAACCACAtcgacacacaaatacacacagtttcCCAGTGTAAACAGCCATCCTGTGGTGCTTAAATCACACACTGGAGCTGCAGCGGAGAGATTCCTCCTGAAAACTGAGAGTCTGTCCCGACggctgattattattattatcattattattatttaggcGTCAGATATGATCACAGGCAGGAAATGTCCTCTGCTCAGAATGAGGTGATGAATCAGAGCAGAGAAGTGACAAGCAAAATTATGtcccaaacagcagcaagtgaGCGCTCCGTCCACAGAAAACTGCACTAAACAGCTCTTCAACTGCAGTTGGGCCTCTTTATTAATTAACGTAAAactaaactttttaaaaacattttttaaaaagcaatgcAACACTTGCAGCTCATCAGGAAACTGGATTCACATGGTATAAGCCAGGGAATTTAACTGTTTCCAGAAGTCTTGTGGAAAGTGTGTTTTAGCTTTTAATACGTGGACACGGTGTGGCCATCTGGGGTCCAAGAACAAAAATAGACGCTCCAGAATTATAAATATGGCCGAGACAGTTGGGATGTTTATAtaaaatgcaggtgaaacaaaaagctGGAAATATTGTGTGTGATCCCGTTCCTCCCCTCTTTAAAGAATTCATGAAGACGCTGTGGAGCCGCTGCAGCAAACAAGAACGTCTACAAAAAGTCTTTTGTCATACCAAATGCAATAACTCTGCTGAACCGGTAAACACCCTTCACACTGGAATCCATGTCCGTTATTGCTCTTTATACTAtgcatgtagttttttttttttttttttttttaagtaatttataaatttattgtgatttactgctctgtgattttttttttagtcaactTGTGAAGCCGCGGGCAAATTTAAAAATCTGAGGACAATAAAAGATTATCTATCGTATTTATCTACTTCCAGACTTTCAAGTCCTCAGAATTCAAAGGCTTAACCTCTGGCTGCCATTTGCAATTCAGTTTTTATGTGATCACAGCCTCCAGTTTTCAGTTTGCATAGAGTCATTAGGCCAAGTGTTCAGGTAGTGAGAGTGACAGTGTTTACATGAACTGCAATATTCCAGCGTTGATGCAGTCACAACAGCATTAGACAGCAGGTTCTGATTGCCTTTACCTGAACGAGGCCACAGTCATAGTTTGCATTACTTAAAGGCTGATTTCTGCTCGCTACAGTGTCCACAGTGCAAATGGCAGAATGACGTCATTACAGCCTGAATGTTGCTGAACAGGGGTCAAAATGGagctctgtcaccatgccatgAGCGCTGTGAACACAAAACGGAGCCGAAATCAGGCTAAACTCGTAGTGTATTCTGATTTTCGTCAGACTAGTGAGGGCCATTTTTGGAGTTTTCTGTGCAGTTTGTCTCACCTAACAACAAACCAGCTGCCTGTCGATGTGACGTGATAAAAGATGACCTAGCACACCGTTACCTGCCTCGTTGCCAGCTCTGATGAGTCACTGCAACGGTTTTTCAGAAACAAGCTacttaattaaaatgaattgatGCGATTATGTGTTAACAACGTTCACATATGTTTACATGtatttactgaaaatgttagatgtttgtgatttttcacaaatgtttgcatctgaaaaaatgttttacttttgtacatttttggtAGCATAGCTggacacagttttttttttttttttttttttcaaaatcactACTTGTTTTAAAAAGGAAACTTCTTCTCTGAGGAAGACTGACCCACAACCCTAAGAAATTGTACTTTCTTTCCAGAAATGCCATAGCAAACTCCTTTGCATTTAAAACAGAGCCTAAACCTGCAGCTTATAATCTGAATATCTAGAATAAGGCCAATATTCTGATCACTTAGCTCAtgtcctctgctgtttaaattgttcatatttctatttttttaattccttgtttatagtgtttatattgcttactgctatttatcatctgtgtatgctgtatatttcttctaaatttgcacactgacctacatctatgcacattttatacacctatgcacacgttttttttgcacattgttttttgcacactgttgcacctagatctctagtgtgctgtacttagatcttattctttattttttatttatttaatcttgtaatctgtggatactgctgaaaaactgcgaatttccttcaggatgaataaagtatctatctatctatctatctatctatctatctatctatctatctatctatcatgtaaatacaatcaaaatccaGATTTTAATTCCTGTGCTTCCAGTCATAAGTCTACCTTTCTAACCTTGACCTTTAACCTTTCGAATAAACAAACCTGGCGTACTCATGGTAAGAGAAAGATACGCAGATGAAGAGGGAGATGAgacgaatacacacacacacacacacacacacacacacacagctacagttGTTTCTCGGGGACTCTCACTGCAGCTTCCCTCGCTCTAACTTCCCCCTCCTTGTTATTGTCTGGAACGAGATAACGTCTCATTTAGCTGTCACCGCGCCGCACTCGCTGTTCCTCCAAAATTACACACCTGCACTGAGAAGCTCACTGCACCAACAGTCGCAGTCAGCGGcacaaacagaaactgaaagcATTTGGATACAATATTACACCCACATGCCATTACCATACTGTCACTGCTGtggctttgtgttgttgttttttttcacctttgcaCAACAGGGGTCTGCCATTGCTTTTTGATTAAGAACAAATGCTAGTCTGCCTCTGACAAGCTATCcatcatgactttttttttatttttttttttatgattattatgattgtGGCTGCAGGCACCTTGTATATGCCAGCTTATAACTcctgtatttttaatgtggaaaaatgaCAACGGGGTTATGGAAAATGAAGCTGAATCAAAGACCAAACACAACAAGAGTGCAACTACGCTTGGAAAGTGATTAGGCCTATATCTGCAACAAATTCATGCACGACAAGGAAATGACGGCACTGCAAAAACttcttttcccccctcagttttacctttttttttttttttttttaaatgtgtgccGGTGTGTTTTGGCAAGAGCCTTCCTCAGAACATCCTGAGGCATGAGACAGAGCCACATTTTTctatgcatgtgttttgttaATCATCCAcacctgtgtgtgagtgctgctATAAAATTATTAACAGTACATCTGACAGAGAGCATCACAAAATAACGCTTATGTCTACACCTGCGGGCTGGTCTTACTGTACAGTCAGAGGTAATTACCTTTGATCCTCAAGCATCAGCAACATATCCAATGCATGAACAGGTAGAGTCACCCACTCACCTGGCCCCGGGGTCAGCGCAGACAGGC contains these protein-coding regions:
- the LOC115375863 gene encoding acyl-coenzyme A thioesterase 1-like — translated: MSSQVRLRLLPSARCLFDEPVQVKVAGLRSRQVVTMKARSTDDKGVLFHSAATYRADGNGELDLHRDPSLKGSYVGVEPMGLLWSLRADTLHTKFHKSNAQNPHFVQFTVHEEEVGEGRVLAEATNERILLGDGVSRQPVKEGNIRGVLFTPPGGGPFPAVLDLYTFGGGLSERRACLLANRGFVVLTVALYGHDDQPKRIKDIHLDYFEEAIQFLMKQPQVGSKGVGVISLSKSGDLALSVATYLPNVLATVWINGCSANVVFPLYYKKNKIHPPLMFDPGKLVVTESGAIDSKYMMHDPLAEENKATLIPVQQAKGRFLFVAAEDDHNWDSKAYMVEMVERLRHHRRDNFDSVCYPGAGHYLEPPYGPYCPSSFHGVAGKPALWGGEPKSHAAAEVHLWKKVQDFFRTHLPCNAAVAKPNL